CAATGAGAATTTTTTTCGGGTCCATGATTTCTCCTTACGTGTTGATTCGCCCGCGACGAATTTCATCGATGCAGGGCGTAAGGTCTTCAAGCATTTCTCCGACAGTGAAATAGAACACCTCAGAGGCGGAGGAAAAGTGCATGAGCACGTTGTTCAATGCATGGGGCACATAGGGGTATACCTTGCGCAGGTTGGCCAGGCGATTCCTGAAAAGCAGGGAAAAATCCGCCGCTTCAAAGGAAACATCCGCCTTGCCGTCGAAATCCGGCCGGGGGATGTTAAAAGTGGTGCAGAATTTTTTGCCGATCAGGAACAGAAGGAGGTTGCCGAGGCCAAAGATGTCCAGGCCGAAGGGATTTTCCTGGAACTCGTAGGTGTAGTCAAAATCAATCCAGACATAGTTGCCCGTATCCTGTTCCAGCCAGAGGTGATCGCGGCGGATGTCGCCATGGTTCTCCCCGTGTTTGTGCAGAAATTCGATGGCGCGGCAGGCCTGCGTGAATTGTGTCAGGATGTCCGGCAGCATTTCGAAAAAGTAGGTTTTGTGGTCGGCCTCCAGGCGGTCGACGTGCAGGGAGAGCAGGTCGCCTTTGACCACGTCGAGGACGCGCACGTTGTTCCCGGCCGTATCGTCGTGGGAATACCCCTGCATAAAGCGCATGTCTCCCTTGACCAGGTCCAGGATGCGGGCCTCCTTGCGCGGGCTGCGGAAGCACTCGATCTCCATGCTGCCCATAGACACGGGAAAGCGTTCGTAAAAGACCAGCTTTAGGATTTTTCTCTCTCGCGTGGAAAGCTCCCGGCAACGCTTGACCCAATATTTGGGGTCCTCCACACCGAAACTGCGCTCTTTTTCGTCCCGCAGCACCAGGAAATATTTTCCATTCAGGTCGATCACATCGCCATACGTGATGTTCATGAATTCCGAGGTGTCGGTCAGCAGCTGTCCAGCCCGCTTGCGCGGGAATTCCGGGTCAAAGCGGCTGATGATCTCATAAGCGTTCGTCATGCGCGTCTCCTGCGTCTTGCCCTAAGCGTGGTTGCGCAACTTGAGTTCGAGGGGGTGAGGCCTGAGATACGTCTGGTCCTGCAGATAGAATTCCTCGTATTTGAGCACATAGTGGTTGAGCAGGGTCACGGGAACAATGAGCGGCAGCACGCCGCGCGCGTACTGGTTGATCAGGTCGAGCAGTTCCTGCTTTTCATCCGGGAGCAGATCGTTTTTGAAGTAGCCCATGATGTGCTGCAGCACGTTGCGGTGCTTGGGCGGAGTGGCCTTCATGCGCATCGCGGTCATGAGATGTTCGTGGTAATTCTTGAAAAGCTGATCCTTGGGCATGGACTTGCCGCTCGCCACCAGCCTGCCCATGGCCCGGTAGATTTCGGGGCTGTGGGCCAGAATTTGGAGTTTGTGCCGGGTGTGGAACGTGATCAGGTTGCCGAGATTCTGACCGCCTTTGAGCATGTCGCGGTAGCGGCGCAGCACGAAGATGCGGTCGATGAAATTTTCGCGCAGGTGCACATCGTGCAAGCGGCCCTCCTCTTCCACGGGCAGAAGGGGAAAATGCTTCATGAACATGCGCGCGAAGATGCCCACCGACTGCCCGGCGAGATTGCCCGATTCCGAATAGACTTTGACCCTCTCCATACCGCTGGATGGGGATTTGCTCTTGAAGATGAAGCCGCACAGTCCTTCGTTTTCCAGTTCGGCCAGACGGCCCGCGGCCCAATCCTGCATGCGCTTGGTGTGGTCGATGCGGGTCTTCTGGGTCAGAAGACGCGGGGAATCCGGATCACCTACCAGGCGCAGGGCTTCGCGCGGGATGGGCAGGCCGCATTCCACCTCCGGACAGACCGGGACGTATTCCACATATTCGCCCAGGGTCTTGGTCAGAAAGGGGTCGTGCTTGTGCCCCCCGTCGTAACGGACCTTGTCCCCGAGCAGGCAACGGCTGACACCCAGCCGGATGGGTCGGTTCATGATATTCTCCTTGCCTAGACAGCGAATCCTTGGCTGCATGCGTCGGCTCTGGTTTGTTTCTCGAAGTATTCCCCGATTATCGTCCTGCTGTCCAGGATCACGGCATATTTTTCAGAGTCGTCATCCGAAGCCGATGCGGGTCAGCTGCTGGAAGTTGTTGACCAGACAGTAGCTGTCCACTTTAAGTTCCATGACCGCGCTGTCGGAGGCGGCCGCAAAAGCGCTTAAACTCGGATGCTTTCTTGAAAAAAGAGTCACCGCCTTGTGTCTGCGTTCTCCGTCGAGCTCGGTGGCGAAGGCCGTCACCGTCAGGGCTTGGGCACTGGCCGGATCGGACGGATCGTTGCGGGCCGTGCTGATCAGGAAGGACACGTTGGGGTTGGAACTCATGTTGTCGTATTTTGCGGTCTGCCGTGGCGTGACGATGATAATGGTCCGCAAGTCATGCGAAGTCACGAAAGCCATCTGGCTGCACAGCGGTATGTCCATGAAGGAGGTGGCCAGGACTCCGGAGCGTTGTTCGCCCAGGATGGTCTCCAGGGTCTCGCGGATTTCGGGTTCGGCTATGGTGGTTTCTACAAAGTTTGGTTGTGTTATCAGAGTCGGCATTGCGAGCCCTCCTTGGGCGGGGTGACGGGTCCGGAAAGAATTTTTCCTCCGATCTTGCGGGCCAGGGCCGTGAGCATGCCCCGAAAGAGCGGTCCGTGCACCGGTATGAGCGGATACCAGTACACCATGCCCCATAATCCTCGGGGCAGGAAACGGGCGCGCAGGGTCAATCTGGTGCGGCCTGGGCCCTCTTCCTCAATATCGAACTGGAGTAGGGCTTCGCCCGGCAGTTTCATTTCGGCCAGCAGGCGCAGGCGGCGATTTTCCTCGACCAACAGCACCCGCCAGAAGTCCAGGGCATCACCGATGCGCAGTTCCTCGGGATCACGCCGCCCGCGCCGCAGACCCGGACCGCCGATGAGTTTGTCGGCCAAGCCCCTTATTTTCCACATCCAGTTCCCATACAGCCAGCCCTCGTCCCCGCCGAGGCGGACGATCACGTGCCAGACCTGGGCCGGGGTGGCTGCCATGGTCAGGGTATGCGCCGATTCTAGCACTGTCCCTCCGGCGTAGGGAGCGTCGCCGCAGTCGATCCATTCCGGTACGCGCTGCAGACCCGCGTCGGACCAGCAGGTTTCCACTTCGTGGCGAACCGTGCGGTCCAGGGCCCTCGTGATGGCCTCTTCGCAGCTGAGCAGGCGGGTCGGAACAAGCTCCCGAATGCTGTTTTCCCGGCATACGACCTTGTTGCGCAATCCTTCGGCCAGGGGGCGTGACAGGCTGGACGGGACCGGGGTGACCATCTGGATCCAGTAGGAGGAGAGCCTCGGCGTCAGCACCGGCACCGGGATGATGATACGCGGCCGTAGTCCAGCCACGCGGGCATAGATGTCGAAAAGATCGCGGTAGCTGAGGATGTCCGGGCCGCCGATGTCCAGGGTGCGGCCTGCGGCCCCTGGACGGTCCAGGCAGCCGACCAGGTATTCGAGCACGTTGGTCACGGCGATGGGCTGGCACAGGGATTTGACCCAGGCCGGGGTGATCATGAGCGGCAGGCGGTCCACCAGGTAGCGCAGGATTTCAAAAGACGCGCTGCCCGAACCGATGATCATGGCCGCCCGCAGCCAGGTCAGGGGGACCGGCCCGCTGCCGAGAATCTCGCCGACTTCCATGCGCGATTTGAGATGTTCGCTCAAATCCTTGTCCGTGTCGCCAAGCCCTCCCAGATACAGGATTCGCTCAAGACCGGCTTCCCGGGCTGCATCACGCATGATGGTGGCGGCTCGCTTGTCGCGATCCTCAAAATTCTTCACGCCGGGATACATGGAATGGACCAGATAGTACGCCGCGTGACATCCGCGCAGGGCGTCGGTCAGCGCCGGCTGATCCAGGGCGTCGGCCTGGACCAGTTCCACGTTCGGATGGGCGGCGAAAGGCCTGCAGCGCAGTTTTTCCGGATTGCGGCCCACAGCGCGTACATTCCAGCCGCGCTCCAGCAGCGCTGCAACCAGACGGCCTCCGATGTAACCCGTGGCCCCGAGGACGGCGACAGTCCGGTTTTGTTCCATGCTTCAACTCCTGATAATATTTGAAGTTACAGATAGTTCCTTTGCGGCGTCTGGCAACCGTCTTTACTCTCGTTCTCAAGAGACCTATTGCTTCGGGAAAGCATTCAAATATTTCATACTGACGAGGTTGCCGTGAATATACATGTATTTCGGGATTGTGGCGAGTTGAAAGATGCCGTGCTGCTCATGTTTTGTTCCGAAGGAAAGGGGTGGGACAAAGCGGATCAGGATCGTGCACGACGTATCGGGCTTGATCCGGAGATTTCTTTTTCGGGCAAGGCCGGGCGGACCCGGCTGTGTTCCGCAGCGGGTGGAACCTGCCTGCTGGTGGGTCTTGGCAAGGCGGACGACCTTGATCTGGAAGGATTTCACGCTGCCGTGGGCATGGCTGTGCGGGCCGCGGCCAGCCAGGAGATTGCCTCCCTGGCGGTGGCTTCCGACCATCTGGATCGGCTGGAGCTGGCCGACGACCTGACGCTGGAATGCGTTGTGGCCGCGCGGCTGGCCAGCTATCGTTTCGTCGCCTTCAAATCCGATCCTGGCGAAGAGGATTGCCCTGCGAGCCTTACGGTCTGGAGCGACGAGGCGGACATGGAGGCAAAAGTGGCCCGGGCCCTGGCCGTGGCGGATGGAGCCGCCCTGGCCCGTGATCTGGTCAACACCCCGGCCAACGTGGCCACTCCCGAATATTTGGCAGGGGTTGCCCGTGATCTGGCCGAAAAATTTGGTTTCGGCGTGCAGGTCTATGGCCCCGAGGAGATCGTGGGCATGGGCATGGGCTCCTTTGCCTCGGTTTTTCGCGGCAGCGACACCCCCGCCCGGTTCATCGTGCTCGATTCGATGCCGGGCAGCGAGGCCAAGCCATTGGTCTTTGTCGGTAAGGGCGTGACCTTCGACACCGGCGGCATCTCGCTCAAGCCTTCCGCCAAGATGCATGAAATGAAAGGGGACATGGCCGGCGCCGCCGCCATTCTTGGGCTGTTCAAGGCCATGGGCCAGGCCGGGGGCGGAGGGCGGCGCGTCGTCGGGCTCTTGCCGTGCACGGAGAACGTGCCGGGCAGCAGGGCCACCAAACCCGGCGACGTGGTCACGGCCATGAACGGCAAAACCATCGAGATCCTGAACACCGACGCCGAAGGTCGCCTCATCCTGGCCGACGCCCTGGCCTACAGCGAGCGCTTCAAGCCCGAGATCCTGGTCGATCTGGCCACCTTGACCGGAGCCTGCCTCGTGGCGCTGGGCACTAAGGTCGCTGCGGTTTTCGCCACCACGGCGGAGCTGGACCAGCGCATCCGCGAAAGCGGCAGCCGGGTGGGCGAGAGGTTCTGGCCCATGCCGCTGTGGAAGGAGTACGGCGTGCCGCTGAAAAGCGACGTGGCGGATTTGAAGAATATCGCCACGCGCGAGGGCGGGGCGATCTATGCGGCCATGTTTTTGAAGAATTTCGTGCCCGAAGGAGTGGACTGGGCCCATCTGGACATAGCGGGGCCGGCCTGGACGGATGAGAATGCGTCCATCTTCAGGCCCGGCGGGACCGGCTTCGGCGTGCGGACCCTGTGGGAGCTTGTGGAAGCGTATGCTGGGCAGGAGGGGGAGACGGCGCTTTAAGGCGCGAGTGTGAATTGAGTTGGCGCTTGGCCGAGCGCGTGGTCGGGGCTGGCCGGAACCGGAGGTGGAGTCAGTTTTGGAGTTGGCGCTTGGTCGGTGGGCGCGTGGCCAGGGTTGGGCGGAGACGGGGCGTCGGAACTCCCTCGCTGGCCTCGTAATGCTTCCCCGCTGCGTGCAGAGAACATCGATATGCGCTTTGGGCGGACCAGCAGCGGGGAAACAAACGATGCCTGGCTCGGTCAGACAGTCGACGCCCCGTTTCCGCCCAACCCCGCCCACGCTTGGCGGTAGCACGGAAGAGGGGAATGGAAAGAGAGCGGTCACAAAGGCGTGAGTGTGATTTGAGTTGGAGCTTGGTCGGTGGACGCGTGGCCAGGGTTGGGCGGAGACGGAGCGTCGAAACTCCCTCGCCGGCCTCGTGATGCTTCCCCGCTGCGTGCAGAGAACATCGATATGCGCTTTGGGCGGGCCAGCAGCGGGGAAACAAACGATGCCTGGCTCGGTCAGACAGTCGACGCCCCGCCTCCGCCCAACCCCGCCCACGCTTGGCGGCAGCGCGGAAGGGGAAATGGAAAGAGCGCAGTCACACCTGTCATTTGTCCGTTCCTAATGAATCCCAGTCGTCCCGTCTCCGCGTCATCCCCGCGCAGGCGGGGATCCATGTCTTTTCGGCGGCGCGATGAAAATCTATCGGAGCGGTATCCATGCGTCTCTTCATAGGCATCCCCCTTCCCGGCGAGTACGCGCAACTCATTGGCAGGATTCAAGCGGCGTGGAAAAAGCGCCTGACCTCGAAGGTGTCATGGGTGCGGCCGGAACTGGCTCATGTGACGCTCAAGTTTCTTGGCGAAGTGGATGAGGAAAAGATTTCGGCTATTGTCCAGGCAATGCGGGAGGCGGCTCGGGGAATTTTTGAGATGCAGGGGGGAGCGGGCGGCTTTTTTCCTGCTGTGGGCGCGCCGCGTGTGATCTGGGTCGGTTTGCGCCAGGGGCGTGAGGAATGCGCGGCGTATTTTGAAAAACTTGACGGGGGATTGGCGCAGGCCGGATTTTTGGCCGAGTCGAAACCCTTCTCCCCGCATCTGACCGTGGCCCGGGTCAAGGCCGCCATGCGAAGCGACGATTGGTCCGGTCTGCTGGGTGATTTGAAGAGGGATTGGCCCGTGTTCACGGTAGACCATGTCGTGCTCTGGCAGAGCATTCTGAGGCCCTCCGGACCGGAGTATCGGAGGGTGGCGGAAGTGGAATTGACGGACCGGAGCTAGCGCCGTTCGAAGATCACCACGCCCACCCGGTCGATATGTTCGAGCAGTTGCGGTTCCGTGATGGCATCGTAATTCACGACGTCAAAGAAATAAGGCATCGGCGATTCCTCGTTGAGAAGGCTGGCCAGCCGGATTGCGGATTCGTACGCAAGGTTTTTTCCCTTGATGGCCAGGTCTACATCCGAACCTGGCTTGTGCGTACCTTTGGCCCTTGAGCCGAAGAGGATGACCTGATGTATTTCGGGAAGTTGCGTCGCGGCGCGGGCGATCAGTATCAGGTCGCTCTCCAGCAGGCCGATGCCGGAATACGCGTTCATGGTTGCTGTCCGATCCTGTCGCGGAAAATTGCATGCAGGGATTTGAGCAGGGGGAAGTAGTCGTTGCGGATTTTTTGTTCCACGAGGTCCGCCGTCTGCTCGTTGTAGGTGTGCGTGGTCAGGTTGCGGTCTTCCAGGGCGCTTATCCAGGCATGGCCATCAGTGATGAGGCCGGATTGAAAGGCCTGTTTGATGGCCTGACGCGGGCTTGTGATCGTAAACCCTTCCGACTCCTGATAATCCTTGAGCAGCTTCCAGCTTTGCTCGAAAGCCATTTCAAAAAATTGGATGAGTCCCGCCCGTTCAATGATCGTCATTTTTTCGATGGTCATTGCCGATTCCAGCAAGGCGAATGATTTGTCGAACTGGTCGAATCTCTGCCGCCAGCGTACATCATGGGTGTTCATACCCTGCCCCTCGTTTATGGGCCGGAGCGTCTGCTCCGGCCCGGCAAGTGTTTCTAATTTTTTTCCTCTGAACGCCCCATTTCGCTGATGGCCGAAGCATAGGCCAGGCGCAAGCTTTCAAGGTACTCTGGGTCAGTCTGGCCCTTCCAGGTGGTGACCTCCAGGAAGCGTTTGGGAATTTTGACTCCCATGGGGTCGAAGCCGCCTGCGGCCCTGGCCTGCCAGCGCAGTTTCTGGATGGATGCTCCCGCACCGTCGAGGTTGTCGGCCAGTTCGCGCCCGCCGAGCACCGTCAGGCACTGGCGCAGCGTGTCCGGTTCGTAGACCTTGCGGGCGAAGAGGCAGGCCACCATGGAGGTCAGGACCACCCGCTCGCGCTCATCCTCCAGCAGGAAGGCCAGGGCCTTGCCCACGTCCTTGGGCGCGTTCGATTGGTCGTAGCTGTAGGCCCCGGTGTCCAGGTGCGAGTGCCGCAGGCCCAGGGACTGGGCCACGTAAAAAACCTCGCCCGTGGCGTACCCGGCCATCTCCTGGCCCAAGACGCAGGCGAAATCCTCTCCCCCGTAATGCTTGGCCGCGACCATGGTCCCGGCCGCCAGGAGTTTCCAGAACTCACTTGCCGCCCCGGCCAGCAGGTGCACGGCTTTGAGATACCCCTGGACTTC
This DNA window, taken from Desulfomicrobium sp. ZS1, encodes the following:
- a CDS encoding DUF523 and DUF1722 domain-containing protein, which gives rise to MNRPIRLGVSRCLLGDKVRYDGGHKHDPFLTKTLGEYVEYVPVCPEVECGLPIPREALRLVGDPDSPRLLTQKTRIDHTKRMQDWAAGRLAELENEGLCGFIFKSKSPSSGMERVKVYSESGNLAGQSVGIFARMFMKHFPLLPVEEEGRLHDVHLRENFIDRIFVLRRYRDMLKGGQNLGNLITFHTRHKLQILAHSPEIYRAMGRLVASGKSMPKDQLFKNYHEHLMTAMRMKATPPKHRNVLQHIMGYFKNDLLPDEKQELLDLINQYARGVLPLIVPVTLLNHYVLKYEEFYLQDQTYLRPHPLELKLRNHA
- a CDS encoding nucleotidyltransferase substrate binding protein; this translates as MNTHDVRWRQRFDQFDKSFALLESAMTIEKMTIIERAGLIQFFEMAFEQSWKLLKDYQESEGFTITSPRQAIKQAFQSGLITDGHAWISALEDRNLTTHTYNEQTADLVEQKIRNDYFPLLKSLHAIFRDRIGQQP
- a CDS encoding nucleotidyltransferase family protein; translated protein: MNAYSGIGLLESDLILIARAATQLPEIHQVILFGSRAKGTHKPGSDVDLAIKGKNLAYESAIRLASLLNEESPMPYFFDVVNYDAITEPQLLEHIDRVGVVIFERR
- the thpR gene encoding RNA 2',3'-cyclic phosphodiesterase; the encoded protein is MRLFIGIPLPGEYAQLIGRIQAAWKKRLTSKVSWVRPELAHVTLKFLGEVDEEKISAIVQAMREAARGIFEMQGGAGGFFPAVGAPRVIWVGLRQGREECAAYFEKLDGGLAQAGFLAESKPFSPHLTVARVKAAMRSDDWSGLLGDLKRDWPVFTVDHVVLWQSILRPSGPEYRRVAEVELTDRS
- a CDS encoding pyridoxamine 5'-phosphate oxidase family protein; its protein translation is MPTLITQPNFVETTIAEPEIRETLETILGEQRSGVLATSFMDIPLCSQMAFVTSHDLRTIIIVTPRQTAKYDNMSSNPNVSFLISTARNDPSDPASAQALTVTAFATELDGERRHKAVTLFSRKHPSLSAFAAASDSAVMELKVDSYCLVNNFQQLTRIGFG
- a CDS encoding serine/threonine protein kinase; its protein translation is MTNAYEIISRFDPEFPRKRAGQLLTDTSEFMNITYGDVIDLNGKYFLVLRDEKERSFGVEDPKYWVKRCRELSTRERKILKLVFYERFPVSMGSMEIECFRSPRKEARILDLVKGDMRFMQGYSHDDTAGNNVRVLDVVKGDLLSLHVDRLEADHKTYFFEMLPDILTQFTQACRAIEFLHKHGENHGDIRRDHLWLEQDTGNYVWIDFDYTYEFQENPFGLDIFGLGNLLLFLIGKKFCTTFNIPRPDFDGKADVSFEAADFSLLFRNRLANLRKVYPYVPHALNNVLMHFSSASEVFYFTVGEMLEDLTPCIDEIRRGRINT
- a CDS encoding leucyl aminopeptidase → MNIHVFRDCGELKDAVLLMFCSEGKGWDKADQDRARRIGLDPEISFSGKAGRTRLCSAAGGTCLLVGLGKADDLDLEGFHAAVGMAVRAAASQEIASLAVASDHLDRLELADDLTLECVVAARLASYRFVAFKSDPGEEDCPASLTVWSDEADMEAKVARALAVADGAALARDLVNTPANVATPEYLAGVARDLAEKFGFGVQVYGPEEIVGMGMGSFASVFRGSDTPARFIVLDSMPGSEAKPLVFVGKGVTFDTGGISLKPSAKMHEMKGDMAGAAAILGLFKAMGQAGGGGRRVVGLLPCTENVPGSRATKPGDVVTAMNGKTIEILNTDAEGRLILADALAYSERFKPEILVDLATLTGACLVALGTKVAAVFATTAELDQRIRESGSRVGERFWPMPLWKEYGVPLKSDVADLKNIATREGGAIYAAMFLKNFVPEGVDWAHLDIAGPAWTDENASIFRPGGTGFGVRTLWELVEAYAGQEGETAL
- a CDS encoding SDR family oxidoreductase, yielding MEQNRTVAVLGATGYIGGRLVAALLERGWNVRAVGRNPEKLRCRPFAAHPNVELVQADALDQPALTDALRGCHAAYYLVHSMYPGVKNFEDRDKRAATIMRDAAREAGLERILYLGGLGDTDKDLSEHLKSRMEVGEILGSGPVPLTWLRAAMIIGSGSASFEILRYLVDRLPLMITPAWVKSLCQPIAVTNVLEYLVGCLDRPGAAGRTLDIGGPDILSYRDLFDIYARVAGLRPRIIIPVPVLTPRLSSYWIQMVTPVPSSLSRPLAEGLRNKVVCRENSIRELVPTRLLSCEEAITRALDRTVRHEVETCWSDAGLQRVPEWIDCGDAPYAGGTVLESAHTLTMAATPAQVWHVIVRLGGDEGWLYGNWMWKIRGLADKLIGGPGLRRGRRDPEELRIGDALDFWRVLLVEENRRLRLLAEMKLPGEALLQFDIEEEGPGRTRLTLRARFLPRGLWGMVYWYPLIPVHGPLFRGMLTALARKIGGKILSGPVTPPKEGSQCRL